The segment AAGACCTTGATCTTTCTGGCTTCGATAAGGATGAAATTCCATTAAACTTTGGAAGTAACGAAGATTTCTTGTCAAATGATAATCTCAACTCGCTACATGACAATATCAATGATGTTGTTCATCCAGCAACGGAGATACGAGACTCCGATGATGTTCTCGAGTCAACGCCTCTTACTACCGAACAAGTGGTTAAAACGACAACTCCTATGGTGACGGTGTTAGGGATTCCCCCCCTTGATATTGTTTCACCTACCACGAACCACTTCAGAGTGATAATACAACAACCCATATATCACAACCTCCTCCAAAAGAAGAAGACGTGATCCTAGACAATGATTTCTGGATTATGATATATTTCAAGGCCTCCCAATTCCACCAACAACCACTCCTGCCATTGTCTCATCAGAACCTTTTTGTGAAGGTCCTAGCACCACCTTTGAGGCTGGTGGATCTTCTGCTCAAGCATAATTTTCTCCTTCCAGGCCAGATCATGATGTTGCCTCTGTGAGGCTCGCCATGCATTTAGCTCAGGAACAAAGCTCAATGCCTTCTCCCAGAGTTAAAGGAATTTCTGTTAGAGAAGGTCATTCAGGAGAAGATAATCCAACCATTGATGAGCTTCAGAAGAAAATGAATGTGCTTGATCAAAAGAACATTGAGCTCAATATCCAAGTTACTTATCTTTTGAGCGAAAATGCCAAGCTGAAGATTCAAATTTCTGATCTTGAAAATGACAAAACTTTGAAGACTAAGCAGATTTCTTACCTCCAAGATCACTTTAATCTCCTCACTTCAAGCTACTTTGATTTAAAGAAAAAGCTAGAATAGGAACTTGGTGACAAGTTCAAGACATTTGCTGATGAGTCAAGGATTAATCTGCACATTCAAGCTCACCCCATTGTGACATCTGCTCAAACATATCGTGTTGTAGATCGATTTGAGGAGGTGCCAGATCAAGCTCCGAGTGTTGTGGCCTTAAAACGTGCCAAACTGGCCGAATCTGCTGAGAAGGGTCAATTTTTGTTCAAAAGGAGCTCTGATCAAAATGCTCTTGTGGATCAGCCCACCATCACTTTTACAGATCTTGGAGAAAATCGCTTTAGAAATGTATATGGTGACAGGTCAGGGATCATCTCATGGGGATTTCACGACACTTTAAACATGTGGATCGTGAGACGATAGAGTGGCAATACTGAACTATATAAAGATGTTCATGACTTCAACTCCTGGACCAAGGTTGATCTTTCAGAGTTGTCAAAGGCTCATTTTGCAAATCCATCTCAAAATCCCAAGGATACACAGTTCAAGCATATCTTGGAAGATCAAGTGCTTAAGGGTTTTCCTTCAATGAAGACTGCAGAGTCGATTATTAAAGTATACCCAAGTGTAATTGATCCCAAAACCAATCAACCTCTTCGATCTGTGATGTGGCCTGCTACCAATCAAGTAAAGCAAGTTCCTATTCTTCAGAATCATCCAAATGGATCTCTACGGTCCATGGTGtactgggtgtttgatgaaactACAACCTCTGTTGTCATAAAGCTTGAAAAAGGATGCATTCGCTTATATGACAAAATAGACTTGCTTCAGTTTGGGAAATGGGATATACATCAGCCGAGCCATCATCAGATTAAAGTTGCATAAGACATCTTTGAGCCAGCTGCCAAAGAATATACGGCTATGGTTATTTATTGATATATTTAACAAACGAATGTGGAACGGAGCAATGGGGAAGTCAGATGTGATGGTGGTCGACAAAGACTGAGCTCAAGCTaacaccaaaccaagggggagattgaagggtccagttagtggtttggtctaggctttcattgTAATAGTTCTTTTGAGTCTTTATTGTGGTTTGGTAGGTTGTTAGTGAAGTTTACGACCCTGtagtgagtttacggtcgtaaaactatttacggtcgtaaacccagtttccggcccaagtccactataaatagaggttgtttaggtcattattggttgttgatgccacagagttcacggcctagtatatcgagttgtaccagacgtttttcagtaataaacgtgtgcaagcttgatttctcttcttctactcatattcttgtttctattgattgtttgtttgtttgatcattggtaaagatccGTTTTAGGACCTTACAGTGGTGAAAAATGTCATATGGATACTTTTAATGGGAAAAATCAAAGATcccaaaattgaaagaaaaatacACATTAAcgaccaaaattgtaaaaataaaaGCTTAGGTCCCAAAACTGAAAAACAAAGAAACGTAGAAAGCATTCTTGTAATCCACTATAGCTTTTATTCAGATTTTCTTATTACCGTCGGATCCAGATACTATTAAAGGTACAGATTACCCAAGAACACCTTAACAATTCTGAGCCGCGATATACAGAATAATTCATCAAAAGGAAATGTTGGTAGTGTAGATCTTCGAAGACGAGTCTTCAGTGTGCGTTCCCAAACAAGCCCTAAATATGGAAGAAAAGCACAATTCACCGGCGACCGCCACCGAAACGGCACTACAATCGTCGGCGGAGCCACCATCTTCAAGGAGAAGAGGCGGAGGGCTGAAGAGGAAAGCCTCGAATATTAGCAACAGCATCACATCTACTCCGCCTCCGTCGTCTTCGAAGCGTCAAACACGAGAGAAACCCTCCCCGGTACTGTTCCCTCCGATCCACAATGGACCGTGCACCAGAGCTCGCCTACAACCAAATTACACCGATTCCACGGCATTTTGGGACGCGGTGATTGTAAATGGCGAAGGAGAAGGCTCAATGTTGTCCACGCCGGTGGCGGCGAAGGTGGAGGAGGAGTTGATTGCTAGGAAAGAAGCTTGGGAGGCGTTGGAATTGAAGATAGAAGCTGAATATGAAGACTTAAAGTCGCGTGATGCTAATGCGCATGTTGCACCAATTTCTTCTGGTAAGTAAATGTAGCTTGTTCAAATCACTTATCATCGTATTCCTTTGTGTGCATGCGTAGTTTGTTTGCAGCTAAATGTTATTGCCTTTGCTTTGTTAAATTTTAAACATGCATGATCTGCCCAAGTTATAGTTGAAGTTGCAGGAAATATTGTGTTTCTTAGATTCAGTAGATACAAAATGATGCAGCATTATGATCATGATTTTCAAATTTACGAACCTTGATATGAAAGATAAACCGAGATATTTCAGGACGGATATATAGGTATTGTTATCGTAATATACCAAGCTTTATCTTATTCAGGCCATCCTACAAAATCATGAATTGAACTTCTTTGCATAGACATCTTAACTCGGAGATATAGTCATACTTGAGTTGAGAAAAACGTTTTTGTTGCCATTAACAACCTTTATCTGGCAACCAGTAGAGAATAGAGATAACTTTTTTTATTAAGGGCATGAACATGTTATCTTTTGGCATTAGTATTGGACATGCTGCTTAGATATGTTCACTCTAAATCTATAATTTAATTTGTTAGAATTAGCAAATAGGATATGCAAAATCAGGCTCTTCTTTGGTACATACTGGAATCAATGTAGTCTTGGGACTTTCTGTATTGGACATTGTCAATTAATAACCATTTTGGGAACTTGGATTCTTTAAGCTGTTGgatactttatttttttatagacATTCCAGTTCACTTTATTGTTATTAAGAATAGCATTGCAGCATGGAAATATTCCTAATTCCCAAAGGAAATACATAGACTTAATCCATACAGATTGTCATACACATACTGCAAACTGACACGCAAAGACTTTTATAGGTTGGTTCTCATGGACAAAACTTCATCCATTAGAGGAGAGAGCATTGCCTTCTTTCTTCAATGGAAAGTTGGAGAATCGGACTCCTGAAATCTACATGGAGATACGTAACTCCATTATGAAAAAATTCCATGCAAATCCCAATACCCAATTAGAAGAAAAAGATCTTTCTGAAATCTCAGTTGGAGAATTGGATGCCAAGAAAGAAGTAATGGAGTTTCTAGACTATTGGGGTTTGATCAATTATCACCCATTCCCTGAGACAGATCTCCCTACCTCCATGGCTGATGCTGAAGAATCTGAAGAAACTGAAAAAGCTGAAAAAGCTGAGAAAGTAAATTCATTAATACAAAAGTTATACGAGTTTGAGGTGGAGCAATTGTGTACGCCAGCTGTCCCGAGGAGTAGTTTTGCAACGCCAGCTGTCACATCCAGGTTGCCAGAGACCATGATAGCTGATGAATCATTGCAGCCTGAAGGACCTTCTGTTGAGTATCACTGTAATTCATGTGCAGCTGATTGCTCTAGAAAACGTTACCATTGTCAGAAACAGGTCTGTTGTTTctttaacatttttttatatcAATTGTAATAATTGTAATTTCATCATCTTTATGTTATTATTATCATAGTTATGTGCTTTTTGTTGACCAAATTCTGTTAGGCAGGCAGATTATGACTTATGTACTGAATGCTTCAATGCTGGAAAGTTTGATTCCGACATGTCACCATCTGATTTCATTCTCATGGAGCCTGCTGATGCTGCTGTTACAAGTAGTGGGAAATGGACAGATCAAGAGACACTACTCCTTCTAGAAGCTTTGGAACTCTTTAGTGAAAACTGGAATGAGATTGCTGAACATGTGGCCACAAAAACCAAAGCTCAATGTATTCTACACTTTGTTCAAATGCCAATTGAAGACACTTTTCGTGATtgtgatgatgaagaagatgatgattcaAGTCATAAAGAGAAGGATTTGAAGAAAGATGAAAGTTGTAATGAGaatgaagaaaagaaagaagttgatgaaaatgatgagaaaATGGAAGGTGGTGTGGATGGAATCAGTGATTCTGTTGATGTGAAAGAAACCGAGGagtcgaaagcattggtggagaATGATGATTCGCCTCCTGATGATTCGTCTCCAATGGAGATTTCGGAATCAGTGATTCCTGGGAATTTGAAAGATAATCAAGAAAATGGTGTGGATGTTGCATTGAAAGCATTGAGAGAAGCTTTTGAGGTTGTGGGGTCTCTTCCTTCCATTGATGAGAAGCTTTCTTTTGCTGATGCTGGTAACCCTGTCATGGCAATGGTAAGTTATTCTTGTTTCTAAGTTTTAtagttttccaaaaataccctttgTAATATTAGCTTTTTACAGATTTGACttgcatatttttttatttttataagtcatatttttaggcaattataaccaaaattaattcattattcaaatATAATTAACTTCAAATCAGTTATCATATTATCAAAACaaccattttattaaataaaaaaacacattttaattaattactagtattataacacatgcaaatACGGTTTACAAATAATTTACAAGTAACAAATCTCACATATTTATCATTATATAAAAATACTGAATTACAATTTTTAATTTATGTAACATATTAAAActgatttttattttttcaggCAGCATTTTTAACTCGGTTAGTGGACCCCAACATTGCAACAGCAACAGCCCGAAATTCCTTGAAATCCGTGTCAAGTGGGGCCACTGGCTTGCAACTGTCTGCAAGACATTCATTCATTATCGAAGATCCTGTTGATGAAAAGAAGAAACCAGAAGAAGCCGAGAGGTCAAAAGGGCATTTCCGTAATTTTCCATTTAATTCAACTTCTTACAAATACGAACTGACATTAAAAGGTTATATATTATGCAGAGATGATGTAGAGGAAGCTGTGGAGCAAGAGGATTTGAAAGAGAAGAACGATTCTGACAAGGAGGGTATAAATGGAACTGAAAAAGATAAGGAGTTGGTGGTTGCTGATGAAAAAAAGGAAGATGAAGGGGTTACAACAGAAGTGGTGGTTTCCAAAAAAGGAAAGAATACACGAAGAAAGAAAGGTAAGGAAGGTAAGGAATCGGTTGCTGTTGAAGAAAGTAATGAGCAAAAATCTGAAGCTGAGAATTCTTCAAGTTCTAAAAAAGTGTCTGAAGATTCTGGTGAGAGTGTTCCAAAAGATGAGGAGATGTCAGAGAAGACAGAGGAGCCTCATGAACCTAATAATGATAATACTTCAATGGCTGAAAACACAGAAAATTCAGGTATTTGattttttgaaaagttacaatgattgttttaatttttaattgaTTGGCAATGTTCATTTATGATGTAGGGGAGGCAGAAGCAAAAGAGTGTAAGAATGTGAAGAAGAAACAAGCACCAGAGGCAGAAactaaaaatgaccaaaatatccATAACATGACACGCGCAGCTGTCACTGCCATCTCAGCTGCAGCAGTCAAGGCAAAATTACTTGCAGACCAGGAAGAAGACCAGATTCGGAAACTTGCCACGTCGTTGATAGAAAAACAGGTAAATTGGCTATTTTCAATGataagggcatttatgtctttttacATAGACACACAAGTTTCTAATTCGACCTTTTTAGGTGGGACAAGTTTTTGCAGTTTGTCCCATTGTCATATCGGTCTCAGTCCAATGCATGTCAAACACAGGACAACATCAGATGttcttttgtgattccatttttgTTCAATAGTAAGGATaagaagggcatttacgtctttttacATTGCAGTTGCAgaaattggaaacgaagttgGCTTTCTTCACGGAAATGGATGGTGTGGTGGCACGGGCAAGGGATCAATTAGAACGGTCAAAGCAAAGACTATACCATGAACGGGCCCAAATAATTGCCGCCCGTTTGGGGATGTCATCCACCACCGCCGCCGCTAGGCCCATCCCACAACCACCAAGGGCAGGAATGTCATTTCCAAATCCAACACAAAGACctccaaatccaaatccaaatccaatGACAAATCCCATGACCATGACTCCGCCTCAAAGACCGCCACCTTCAAGACCCATGACGATGGCACCAAcgccaccgccaccgccacctcCTACAGTCGCCGGAAACCCGTCCTCGGTTGGAATGAAGTGAGGGGAGGGCAAAATTGTAATTTGGCATTGTGTTGTACCACACGAAAGTTCTAACAAGTTTTTAGTGAGTTACTACAAAGGACTATGGTGGAAATTAAAATCTTGGGGTTCTAATATTAGAGGTGGTATGttgatgagtttttttttttggattatgtttttttaataattaatgtttAATGTTGTGTAGATATAGAGGGATTGTAAGTGTGTGTTTTGGAACTAGAAGGGTGTCTTTGTTAACTTTTTAAGGTGTGGGTAGGTATTTGTATGTTTGGTTGTGGAtactttttcatttttagttgtATTTTAGTGTACTTTAATTGTTAAAAGCCATGAATTTTTTGCTTTGTTTGATTTGTAAATATGAATTGTTTTGTTAACTTCTTGCTCTTAGGATACCTCCAAAGGTTAATTTATAAAATACTACctacttttttatatttattttcacCGACATTTATTTAAAAATCTATCATGAAAAActcaatttaattttttttttaagtaaCAAGTTTATCCCGGtccaaaactttttttttctaatgCCTTTTTTAAATACATTATATTTTTTAGAtatatattcatttttattttatatatacttAAGAAATAGATTAAGTAGTCATTAGTCAAGAAATGATAAACATTTTGTTTGTAAATACAAATTAAggtttataattaaatattattaaggTTATGTTTGACGTATTAGCTGAAAAGTTAATTGATAACTGAAAAACTAGTTGTTAAATAAAAAATAGTTGCTAGTTGAaaaactagctgataaaaaataatgttttataaaactagctgaaaagcttggtaaaatatataaaatgacatttaaaagaaaagaatgagtttctataattaattaaggggtatatttaattttttttaaaagctcATAAAAAGCTAATCTAAGTAGTTTTTTAAAAAGCTaacttataagctatttttttgGCTTGTTAAACATGACAATTTAAAAAGGCTCGAAAGATAAACTAGTTGTAACGCACTAAATATAGCCTAAGTGTAAGAGACAAAATATATAAGAGCAATAAGTGGATTGAGTGACAGTTTATAAAAATTTCGCATCTCAAATTATAAAAACCTTCTGAATGAGTTTTCCAAATAGCTAAAAGCTTTTGAAAAGCTATAACTAAAAATGGCATTAGAACATTTCCAAATTCAATGGTT is part of the Lactuca sativa cultivar Salinas chromosome 7, Lsat_Salinas_v11, whole genome shotgun sequence genome and harbors:
- the LOC111895751 gene encoding SWI/SNF complex subunit SWI3D, giving the protein MEEKHNSPATATETALQSSAEPPSSRRRGGGLKRKASNISNSITSTPPPSSSKRQTREKPSPVLFPPIHNGPCTRARLQPNYTDSTAFWDAVIVNGEGEGSMLSTPVAAKVEEELIARKEAWEALELKIEAEYEDLKSRDANAHVAPISSGWFSWTKLHPLEERALPSFFNGKLENRTPEIYMEIRNSIMKKFHANPNTQLEEKDLSEISVGELDAKKEVMEFLDYWGLINYHPFPETDLPTSMADAEESEETEKAEKAEKVNSLIQKLYEFEVEQLCTPAVPRSSFATPAVTSRLPETMIADESLQPEGPSVEYHCNSCAADCSRKRYHCQKQADYDLCTECFNAGKFDSDMSPSDFILMEPADAAVTSSGKWTDQETLLLLEALELFSENWNEIAEHVATKTKAQCILHFVQMPIEDTFRDCDDEEDDDSSHKEKDLKKDESCNENEEKKEVDENDEKMEGGVDGISDSVDVKETEESKALVENDDSPPDDSSPMEISESVIPGNLKDNQENGVDVALKALREAFEVVGSLPSIDEKLSFADAGNPVMAMAAFLTRLVDPNIATATARNSLKSVSSGATGLQLSARHSFIIEDPVDEKKKPEEAERDDVEEAVEQEDLKEKNDSDKEGINGTEKDKELVVADEKKEDEGVTTEVVVSKKGKNTRRKKGKEGKESVAVEESNEQKSEAENSSSSKKVSEDSGESVPKDEEMSEKTEEPHEPNNDNTSMAENTENSGEAEAKECKNVKKKQAPEAETKNDQNIHNMTRAAVTAISAAAVKAKLLADQEEDQIRKLATSLIEKQLQKLETKLAFFTEMDGVVARARDQLERSKQRLYHERAQIIAARLGMSSTTAAARPIPQPPRAGMSFPNPTQRPPNPNPNPMTNPMTMTPPQRPPPSRPMTMAPTPPPPPPPTVAGNPSSVGMK